A region of Pyxidicoccus parkwaysis DNA encodes the following proteins:
- a CDS encoding protein kinase domain-containing protein codes for MGTVVTGRYQVEGLLGEGGMGRIWLAADLHEKRRVALKEMQVPAGLTAGKTEELVLMFRHEFFAMKKLQHPGTLKVFDWGMTEAGNRFITMEVVDGKDLSTLARDEPLDTRTLYRVLIQMAQVLAFLHSRLYVHCDIKASNVRITRSGAVKLMDFGVMHQLGTPSPGRLKGTLEYLAPEWQRGASIDGRADLYSLGVMAYYLVTRQLPFKRATPAALLADHLTRPPPRPSTICPVDPALEEIILLLLAKDPRERFQDASELLEALCHASGEPLPEEPLSARASYLHVPEVVGRGAELEALMNGLAEADWGQSHAVLIGAPAGVGKTRLLQEFELQAKLAELPFGRGQCRAEGQAPLAPIAQALRALVSHTPVEMMERLSPKLGRLLPGLVGPEGGPVPQAVGEEKLAFFGALAEWVQALGRQMTLVLCFEDLHWADSATLEVLNVLIRTLHGTRGMVVGTFRSGELSRLSLAFQTVDEKLTTRMDLEPLAAEHVRTLVELALPGLSVPREFVTRLHATTGGNAFFATECLRALVEADALKRVGGRWTAAEGLDTRPLPPSIQDAVLARLATAPPEQVALLRRLAPAGRSLELPMVRALADLPEVELFAVLDGIVERQFLQEVEGRYVFTHDTVHQAVYDSTPESERRVAHGQVALALQTLHTQRPDLSRTVGWHYLRSSEPELAIGPLLDAGRAAIEAQALLEATLLLKEASALLEAAPDFPGRDRLLLRIWVTMVEVGYSSDPPTSLAFVEKLFAHWAATVDLKEGQQQARVDLEAACSAPESERPARLREVLREREADAYASPSDVFWKQAELQILQAMALAIVGRTADLTALLERVQAEQPEVSPYRAGVLLSQAVLCAYTGRFAGVLETQYEQLVRLRGLREAMGRLPRRLAWALGMGGYMMNMNLALRGEPLDAQATRDGYAVAEAHGFTDVRAFHLFSVVTRAAFTGNATAFVPAFTEKTDLVRRLGNPRLMERNLAIFTPPYYLERGEHEHVAAVVARAETLAGVLTGDRWLQCHVQVYQACRDVLFEDAAAARQSLPRALEAAREGGLRMETLLRVYQSRFEREQGNLLSAAEAAEAALTRALDPVLANPWDEIIARRAVAALLPGEEGTVHLRRALALAELTGNVLQMGLVHLALAEREPVTEAAVVELETAEALFTEARATSLLAQASSVRGVLQRRASVRQSA; via the coding sequence GCACGCTGGCGCGCGACGAGCCGCTGGACACGCGCACGCTGTACCGGGTGCTCATCCAGATGGCGCAGGTGCTGGCCTTCCTGCACTCGCGGCTGTACGTGCACTGCGACATCAAGGCCAGCAACGTGCGCATCACCCGCTCCGGCGCCGTGAAGCTGATGGACTTCGGGGTGATGCACCAGCTCGGCACGCCCAGCCCCGGACGGCTCAAGGGCACGCTGGAGTACCTCGCTCCGGAGTGGCAGCGCGGCGCCAGCATCGACGGGCGCGCGGACCTCTACTCGCTGGGGGTGATGGCCTACTACCTCGTCACGCGCCAGCTGCCCTTCAAGCGCGCCACGCCGGCCGCGCTGCTCGCGGACCACCTGACGCGCCCGCCGCCGAGGCCCTCCACGATTTGCCCCGTGGATCCCGCGCTGGAGGAAATCATCCTCCTGCTGCTGGCCAAGGACCCACGCGAGCGCTTCCAGGACGCCAGCGAGCTGTTGGAGGCGCTCTGCCACGCCAGCGGCGAGCCGCTGCCCGAGGAGCCGCTGTCGGCGCGCGCCAGCTACCTGCACGTGCCCGAAGTCGTGGGGCGCGGCGCGGAGCTGGAAGCGCTGATGAACGGGCTGGCCGAGGCGGACTGGGGCCAGTCGCACGCGGTGCTCATCGGCGCGCCCGCGGGCGTGGGCAAGACGCGGCTGCTCCAGGAGTTCGAGCTGCAGGCCAAGCTGGCGGAGCTGCCCTTCGGACGCGGGCAGTGCCGCGCGGAGGGCCAGGCGCCGCTGGCGCCGATTGCACAGGCGCTGCGCGCCCTGGTGTCGCACACGCCGGTGGAGATGATGGAGCGGCTGTCCCCGAAGCTGGGGCGGCTCCTGCCGGGGCTGGTGGGGCCGGAGGGCGGCCCGGTGCCGCAGGCGGTGGGCGAGGAGAAGCTGGCCTTCTTCGGCGCGCTCGCGGAGTGGGTGCAGGCGCTGGGGCGCCAGATGACGCTGGTGCTGTGCTTCGAGGACCTCCACTGGGCGGACAGCGCCACGCTGGAGGTGCTCAACGTGCTCATCCGCACGCTGCACGGCACGCGCGGCATGGTGGTGGGCACGTTCCGCTCCGGGGAGCTGAGCCGGCTGAGCCTCGCCTTCCAGACGGTGGACGAGAAGCTCACCACGCGCATGGACCTGGAGCCGCTGGCCGCCGAGCACGTGCGCACGCTGGTGGAGCTGGCGCTGCCGGGGCTGTCGGTGCCGCGGGAGTTCGTCACGCGGCTGCACGCCACCACGGGCGGCAACGCCTTCTTCGCCACCGAGTGTCTGCGCGCGCTGGTGGAGGCGGACGCGCTCAAGCGCGTGGGCGGGCGGTGGACCGCGGCGGAGGGGTTGGACACGCGCCCGTTGCCGCCGAGCATCCAGGACGCGGTGCTCGCGCGACTGGCCACCGCGCCGCCGGAGCAGGTGGCGCTGTTGCGCAGGCTGGCGCCCGCGGGACGCAGCCTGGAGCTGCCCATGGTGCGCGCGCTCGCGGACCTGCCCGAGGTGGAGCTGTTCGCGGTGCTGGACGGCATCGTCGAGCGGCAGTTCCTCCAGGAGGTGGAGGGCCGCTACGTCTTCACGCACGACACCGTGCACCAGGCCGTCTACGACAGCACGCCCGAGTCCGAGCGGCGCGTGGCGCACGGGCAGGTGGCGCTGGCGCTGCAGACGCTGCACACGCAGCGGCCGGATTTATCTCGCACGGTGGGCTGGCACTACCTGCGCTCGTCGGAGCCGGAGCTGGCCATTGGCCCGCTGCTGGACGCGGGCCGGGCGGCCATTGAAGCGCAGGCGCTGCTGGAGGCCACGCTGCTCCTGAAGGAGGCGTCGGCGCTGCTGGAGGCCGCGCCGGACTTCCCGGGGCGCGACAGGCTGCTCTTGCGCATCTGGGTGACGATGGTGGAGGTGGGCTACTCGAGCGACCCGCCCACCTCGCTGGCCTTCGTGGAGAAGCTCTTCGCGCACTGGGCGGCCACGGTGGACCTGAAGGAGGGCCAGCAGCAGGCGCGCGTGGACCTCGAGGCGGCGTGCTCCGCGCCGGAGTCCGAGCGTCCCGCGCGGCTGCGCGAGGTGCTGCGCGAGCGCGAGGCGGATGCGTACGCGTCGCCCTCGGACGTCTTCTGGAAGCAGGCGGAGCTGCAGATTCTCCAGGCCATGGCGCTGGCCATCGTCGGGCGCACTGCGGACCTGACGGCGCTGCTGGAGCGCGTGCAGGCCGAGCAGCCGGAGGTGTCGCCGTACCGCGCCGGAGTGCTGCTGTCGCAGGCGGTGCTGTGCGCGTACACGGGCCGCTTCGCGGGCGTGCTGGAGACGCAGTACGAGCAGTTGGTGCGCCTGCGCGGGCTGCGCGAGGCGATGGGCCGGCTCCCCCGGCGCCTGGCGTGGGCGCTCGGCATGGGCGGCTACATGATGAACATGAACCTGGCGCTGCGCGGCGAGCCGCTGGACGCGCAGGCCACGCGCGACGGGTACGCGGTGGCGGAGGCGCACGGGTTCACGGACGTGCGCGCGTTCCACCTGTTCTCGGTGGTGACGCGCGCGGCCTTCACGGGCAACGCCACGGCCTTCGTGCCGGCCTTCACGGAGAAGACGGACCTGGTGCGGCGGCTGGGCAACCCCCGGCTGATGGAGCGCAACCTGGCCATCTTCACGCCGCCCTACTACCTGGAGCGCGGCGAGCACGAGCACGTGGCCGCGGTGGTGGCGCGCGCGGAGACGCTCGCGGGCGTGCTGACCGGAGACCGGTGGTTGCAGTGTCACGTGCAGGTGTATCAGGCCTGCCGCGACGTGCTCTTCGAGGACGCGGCGGCGGCGCGCCAGTCGCTGCCCCGGGCGCTGGAGGCGGCGCGCGAGGGTGGCCTGCGCATGGAGACGCTGCTGCGCGTGTACCAGTCGCGCTTCGAGCGGGAGCAGGGGAATCTGCTGTCCGCGGCCGAGGCGGCGGAGGCCGCGCTCACGCGGGCACTGGACCCGGTGCTCGCCAACCCGTGGGACGAGATCATCGCCCGCCGCGCGGTGGCGGCCCTGCTGCCCGGCGAAGAGGGCACCGTGCACCTGCGGCGCGCGCTGGCGCTGGCGGAGCTGACGGGCAACGTGCTCCAGATGGGGCTCGTGCACCTGGCCCTGGCGGAGCGCGAGCCGGTGACGGAGGCCGCGGTGGTGGAGCTGGAGACCGCGGAGGCGCTCTTCACCGAGGCGCGCGCCACCAGCCTGCTGGCGCAGGCGAGCTCCGTGCGCGGCGTGCTGCAGCGGCGCGCGAGTGTCCGGCAGAGCGCGTGA